A region of the Nocardia nova SH22a genome:
AGTTCCGGCGTCGGCAAGTTCGACGTCTCGTTCCCCAAGCGCACCGCCGACACCGCCGAGGGCGCCACGAGCCCCGAGGAACTGATCGCGGCCGCGCATTCCTCCTGCTACGCGATGGCGCTGTCCGGTCAGATCGGCGCTGCGGGCGGCACCGTCCAGAGCCTGGACGTCAACGCCGATGTGACGCTGGGACCGGATCCGGCCGGCGGTTTCCGGATCTCCCGCATCGTGCTGAAGGTTCGCGGCCGGGTAGCGGACATCGACGCGGCGGCATTCGACCAGGCCGCCCAGAACGCCAAGGCAGGTTGCCCGATCAGCAAGGCGCTGGCCGGGGTGGACACGATCGAACTGGACGCCGCGCTCGAATCCTGAGCGCGCCGGTGAGTCTCGCCGGGACCGTTCCCGACCGGAGTCGGCCACGGTCTCGGCGAGTTCGGGTTCAGTCGCCGGTCTTACCGGCCACGTCGAGAACGACCTCGAACTCCAACAGCGAGGCGCCGGTGGCGACGGGCTGGCGCGCCTGGCCCGCATGCGCCTCCTTGGCCGGTCCGTCCCGCCAGGCCGCGAAGGACTCTTCCGAATCCCACTGCGTCACAACGAAATACCGATTGTCACCGGCGACCGGGCGGAGCAACTGGAAGCCCAGGAAACCGGGCGAGTTCTCCACCGCGTGCGCGCGATTGGCGAATCGCTTCTCGAGTTCGGGTCCGGCTCCCTCGGGAACCTCGATCGCATTGATCTTCACAACAGCCATGAGCCCAGGCTAATGCGGCCGTCCCGGCACGTATCGTCGGAGCCGATGTTGTACGACGAGGGCGGCGCCGGCGTGCCGATTCTGTTACT
Encoded here:
- a CDS encoding OsmC family peroxiredoxin, which gives rise to MPTRSARTAWTGGLQDGSGQVELASSGVGKFDVSFPKRTADTAEGATSPEELIAAAHSSCYAMALSGQIGAAGGTVQSLDVNADVTLGPDPAGGFRISRIVLKVRGRVADIDAAAFDQAAQNAKAGCPISKALAGVDTIELDAALES
- the mhuD gene encoding mycobilin-forming heme oxygenase MhuD — its product is MAVVKINAIEVPEGAGPELEKRFANRAHAVENSPGFLGFQLLRPVAGDNRYFVVTQWDSEESFAAWRDGPAKEAHAGQARQPVATGASLLEFEVVLDVAGKTGD